Proteins encoded in a region of the Haloarchaeobius salinus genome:
- a CDS encoding Hsp20/alpha crystallin family protein: MRRNPFEELEEMFDRMGRQFEQRGMPTLESVPVDMRDHGDEYEIVADVPGYDTEDIELTFSEGTITIDASREEESAEEHDGHYVHQERRSSVSRSIRLPEPVDEEAIGASYSNGTLTVTAPKAEADEGHRIDIE; encoded by the coding sequence ATGCGACGCAATCCGTTCGAAGAACTCGAGGAGATGTTCGACCGCATGGGCCGCCAGTTCGAGCAGCGCGGCATGCCCACGCTGGAATCGGTGCCGGTCGACATGCGGGACCACGGCGACGAGTACGAGATCGTCGCGGACGTCCCCGGCTACGACACCGAGGACATCGAGCTGACGTTCTCCGAAGGCACCATCACCATCGACGCGAGCCGCGAGGAGGAGTCGGCGGAGGAGCACGATGGCCACTACGTCCACCAGGAGCGCCGGTCCTCGGTCAGCCGCAGCATCCGGCTCCCCGAGCCGGTCGACGAGGAGGCCATCGGCGCGAGCTACTCGAACGGCACCCTCACCGTCACCGCGCCGAAGGCCGAGGCCGACGAGGGCCACCGGATCGATATCGAGTGA
- the leuS gene encoding leucine--tRNA ligase encodes MTYDPQTLESEWRDRWRSEGRYEADPDAVADEDPTFVTVPYPYPSGGMHIGHARTYTVPDVYARYRRQQGDNVLFPIAWHVTGTPIIGAVERLKKREPEQMDVLQNTYNVPEETLKDLETPMGFARHFIEEHYKKGMKRLGISVDWRREFTTNDERYSKFITWQYETLKERGLLEKGLHPVKYCTNEDQPVTTHDILEGEEAEFQEYTLVKFETEVDGAEVVAPMATLRPETVRGVTNAFVDPEADYVVAEVDGEFWFVSASAAEKLDLQGHDVEVRYEYAGTDLVGKRVTNPVTGDDVLVLPAGFVDADNATGVVMSVPAHSPDDYLALQEAKEAADDMAEYGIDPDEVRGIEPVPILTIEGYGDIPAKDAVESAGIDSSEDPELKAVTQDLYNAEFHSGELLEAYGEFAGGVVEDVRDEFKQSYLGTAFGTMQEFSEEVVCRCGGDVEVAKQDTWFLRYNDPDWKETTHEAVANLDAIPENTREQYDHTIDWLNEWPCIRNYGLGTRLPWDQDFVIEPLSDSTLYMSYYTIAHRIDEVDPEAMDREFFDTLFYGAEAVDDPDETALSLREEWDYWYPVDYRCSANDLVNNHLTFYLFHHAELFDQPNWPQGITVMGMGLLEGEKMSSSKGHVVLPGEAIDRYGADTVRFFLMNSAEPWQDFDWRADQVTSTRDQLDRFWRRAEELIGDGDVPPALDASDVDDLQRIDRWLLSKLQDTIGTVTEAMENFETRTASQAAFYDFQENLRWYRRRTDTDREAAQRTLRTVLEARLRMLAPFVPYMSNELHEQLAGEPAEDAPWPEVDDALVDPQVKVEESLVADLTDDVRDIVDVTDTDPDVVRVYVAADWKHDVFAQVVDTGPDVGAVMGQVMSDPDLRERGDAVNDLVQDLVAFVRERDDGTLSTLADLDEAAVYAEALDALEREYDATVELYREDDDDVDDPGGKAGQAIPFRPAVHIE; translated from the coding sequence ATGACCTACGACCCGCAGACACTCGAATCGGAGTGGCGGGACCGCTGGCGGAGCGAGGGGCGCTACGAGGCGGACCCCGACGCCGTCGCGGACGAGGACCCCACGTTCGTCACGGTGCCCTACCCGTACCCAAGCGGCGGGATGCACATCGGCCACGCCCGGACGTACACCGTGCCGGACGTGTACGCACGCTACCGACGACAGCAGGGCGACAACGTCCTCTTCCCCATCGCCTGGCACGTCACCGGCACGCCCATCATCGGCGCGGTCGAGCGCCTGAAGAAGCGCGAGCCGGAGCAGATGGACGTCCTGCAGAACACGTACAACGTCCCCGAGGAGACGCTGAAGGACCTGGAGACGCCGATGGGCTTCGCCCGGCACTTCATCGAGGAGCACTACAAGAAGGGGATGAAGCGCCTGGGCATCTCCGTCGACTGGCGACGCGAGTTCACGACGAACGACGAGCGCTACTCGAAGTTCATCACGTGGCAGTACGAGACGCTCAAGGAGCGCGGCCTGCTGGAGAAGGGCCTGCACCCGGTCAAGTACTGCACGAACGAGGACCAGCCGGTGACGACCCACGACATCCTGGAGGGCGAGGAGGCCGAGTTCCAGGAGTACACGCTGGTCAAGTTCGAGACCGAGGTCGACGGGGCCGAGGTCGTCGCGCCGATGGCGACGCTCCGTCCGGAGACGGTCCGGGGCGTGACGAACGCGTTCGTCGACCCCGAGGCCGACTACGTGGTCGCGGAGGTCGACGGCGAGTTCTGGTTCGTCTCCGCCAGCGCGGCCGAGAAGCTCGACCTGCAGGGCCACGATGTCGAGGTGCGCTACGAGTACGCGGGCACCGACCTCGTCGGCAAGCGCGTCACGAACCCCGTCACCGGCGACGACGTGCTCGTCCTGCCCGCGGGCTTCGTCGACGCCGACAACGCGACGGGCGTCGTGATGTCCGTCCCGGCGCACTCGCCCGACGACTACCTCGCGCTGCAGGAGGCGAAGGAAGCGGCCGACGACATGGCCGAGTACGGCATCGACCCCGACGAGGTCCGTGGGATCGAGCCGGTCCCCATCCTCACCATCGAGGGCTACGGCGACATCCCCGCGAAGGACGCCGTCGAGTCCGCCGGCATCGACTCCTCCGAGGACCCCGAGCTGAAGGCGGTGACACAGGACCTCTACAACGCCGAGTTCCACTCGGGCGAGCTGCTCGAGGCGTACGGCGAGTTCGCCGGTGGCGTCGTCGAGGACGTGCGCGACGAGTTCAAGCAGTCCTACCTGGGCACCGCCTTCGGCACGATGCAGGAGTTCTCCGAGGAGGTCGTCTGTCGCTGCGGCGGCGACGTCGAGGTCGCCAAGCAGGACACGTGGTTCCTCCGCTACAACGACCCCGACTGGAAGGAGACGACCCACGAGGCGGTCGCGAACCTCGACGCCATCCCGGAGAACACCCGCGAGCAGTACGACCACACCATCGACTGGCTCAACGAGTGGCCCTGCATCCGGAACTACGGGCTGGGCACCCGCCTGCCGTGGGACCAGGACTTCGTCATCGAGCCGCTGTCGGACTCGACGCTGTACATGTCGTACTACACCATCGCCCACCGTATCGACGAGGTCGACCCGGAGGCGATGGACCGCGAGTTCTTCGACACGCTGTTCTATGGAGCCGAGGCCGTCGACGACCCCGACGAGACCGCCCTCTCCCTGCGCGAGGAGTGGGACTACTGGTACCCCGTCGACTACCGCTGCTCGGCGAACGACCTGGTGAACAACCACCTGACGTTCTACCTGTTCCACCACGCCGAGCTGTTCGACCAGCCGAACTGGCCCCAGGGCATCACCGTCATGGGCATGGGTCTGCTGGAGGGCGAGAAGATGTCCTCCTCGAAGGGCCACGTCGTCCTCCCCGGCGAGGCCATCGACCGCTACGGCGCGGACACCGTCCGGTTCTTCCTGATGAACTCCGCGGAGCCGTGGCAGGACTTCGACTGGCGCGCCGACCAGGTGACGAGCACGCGCGACCAGCTCGACCGCTTCTGGCGGCGCGCCGAGGAGCTCATCGGCGACGGCGACGTGCCCCCCGCCCTCGACGCGAGCGACGTCGACGACCTCCAGCGCATCGACCGCTGGCTGCTCTCGAAGCTGCAGGACACCATCGGGACCGTCACCGAGGCGATGGAGAACTTCGAGACCCGGACCGCCAGTCAGGCCGCCTTCTACGACTTCCAGGAGAACCTGCGCTGGTACCGCCGGCGTACCGACACCGACCGCGAGGCCGCACAGCGCACCCTCCGGACCGTGCTCGAGGCCCGCCTCCGGATGCTCGCGCCGTTCGTCCCCTACATGTCGAACGAGCTCCACGAGCAGCTCGCCGGCGAGCCCGCCGAGGACGCCCCGTGGCCCGAAGTCGACGACGCGCTCGTCGACCCGCAGGTCAAGGTCGAGGAGTCGCTGGTCGCGGACCTCACCGACGACGTTCGCGACATCGTCGACGTGACCGACACCGACCCGGACGTCGTCCGGGTGTACGTCGCCGCCGACTGGAAGCACGACGTGTTCGCACAGGTCGTCGACACCGGCCCCGACGTGGGTGCGGTGATGGGCCAGGTCATGTCCGACCCCGACCTCCGCGAGCGGGGCGACGCGGTCAACGACCTCGTGCAGGACCTCGTCGCGTTCGTCCGCGAGCGCGACGACGGGACGCTCTCGACGCTCGCCGACCTCGACGAGGCGGCAGTCTACGCCGAGGCGCTGGACGCGCTCGAACGCGAGTACGACGCCACCGTCGAGCTCTACCGCGAGGACGACGACGACGTCGACGACCCCGGCGGGAAGGCGGGGCAGGCGATTCCGTTCCGCCCGGCCGTCCACATCGAGTAG